In the Corynebacterium anserum genome, TAGGGAACTCTTCTCATTACTCATTGTCTTGCCCGTCATTGGCAGTAGTTGCGTCACACGTCATTCCACTACGTTGTCCTGTAGACACGACGTACAACGGCAGATCGCTAAAACGGTCCCTCCCCCTGAGCCCCTCCACTTCAAGCACGACAGCCAAGCCGCACACAGTAGCGCCGGCACGCTCCAATAGCTCACGAGATGCCTTCAATGTGCCACCGGTAGCCAACACGTCATCGATAAGAAGGATGCGCTTGCCTTCCAGGGGAATGCCTTCAGCGGGGATCTCTAAGGCAGCCGACCCATACTCGAGGTCATATTCTGCACGAAGTACAGGCGGAGGTAGTTTCCCACCTTTTCGCACGGCGAGAATCCCCAATCCGAGTTCATAAGCCACTGCACTGCCGAGGAGAAAGCCTCGGGCATCAAGCCCTCCGACCAGATCAGCATTCATGTCCCGACACGTATCGGCGATATCACGAACCACGGCGGTAAAACTCTCCGGATCTGCTAATACCGGGGTGAGATCCTCGAACACGATTCCCTCTGAGGGAAATCCTGGCACAATACGCGTGAGCTTCCGCAGCGCCTCAGCAGCGGGGCGCTGCGCTGTGGTTGTTGTGCTCGTCGTGGTAGTCAAGTCAGATGGCCTCTCGTCCTCTTTTTCTCGGCGTCACCCGAGATAATCATCTGCAGTCGTTATGTCGTACTACTGTAGTGGCTTCACACTGCATTGGGGTTAGCGTCGGGGGACGCTGTGCTCTCCCCCGGTCGTGGGTTCACGGGCTCTGCTTGCTCTTTCCAGCGGTCCATGTTCCAGCTGACTCCCGCATCACCAGCGTTATCTGACACATTGGCAACGTGTGCCTCCACAGCAATCTGTCGCGGTTCGGTGGTCAGTGGAATAGTCAGCATGTCGCTATTGAGTTGTTGTTCCAGTTTGCGGATCGATGCAACGTGAGACAAAGTACTCTCATTGGTCGACGCATCACGTCCGAAAGAAGGTCTGGTATCTAAAAGGACGTCATAGTCCTTCCCCATTGCACCAAATGCATCGACGGACAAAGGGACAGCCTGAATCGTTATTCCGGCGTCGGCGCAGCTTTTCTTCAACCCGTCAACCAGGGTTTTGTATCGGGGAACATCCTTCAAGTAGCCCACACGAATGCTCTGTCCGCCGAGCATCCCACGAGACCATCGCTTATTGACCTTCTGGTTTTCCACAGACAAAGACTTCAATTGCTGAGATAAAGGATGGGTGCTGGGCAGCATACGCAAACCCGTCGCCGTGACATCCACGTTCAGATCCTTTTTTACGGTGTCTACCAGCACTGCGCGATCAATACACAACGCCAAGGCTCTGCGGTTGTTGACGGTAGTAAACAAGCCCTCGGTATCGAGGAGCAACGTATCCACCCGACCCGACGTATGGTTGTCGATGTAAAAGTCAGGAGAAGACATGCCCACATCTTCTGCCCGTGTGGCGCTGGTCAGATCAGCTACTGCCAATTGGTCTTGGCTCACCAGTTGCTTGACATCACTGCCTCCGGGCCATAGCACTACGGGGTCTTGTAATGGGGCGCCACCAGCGTAGTTTGAGTTAGCGACCAGTGTCAGCTCCCCATCACTACCCCGC is a window encoding:
- a CDS encoding adenine phosphoribosyltransferase, with translation MTTTTSTTTTAQRPAAEALRKLTRIVPGFPSEGIVFEDLTPVLADPESFTAVVRDIADTCRDMNADLVGGLDARGFLLGSAVAYELGLGILAVRKGGKLPPPVLRAEYDLEYGSAALEIPAEGIPLEGKRILLIDDVLATGGTLKASRELLERAGATVCGLAVVLEVEGLRGRDRFSDLPLYVVSTGQRSGMTCDATTANDGQDNE
- a CDS encoding ABC transporter substrate-binding protein, with product MSPGISRPSKSLRVLSAIVGASALISGLSACSDSSELGQKHASEKFGYLLSRPLVTLNAGTSTGVVTDAEKASARLYPGPFIAGPDGQLLPNPDLVTAQPKAQDAKTVVYTINSRANYSDGAPVVCDDFLMAHVASSRSDLFGADMPLFSQVASVNCTPGAKTFTVVFKEKFGARYRELFTPGTVLPTHIVAEKAGVDDPVAVMYSGDDNQLSALGRSWQDTFNVTKTDPASVPTSGPYKVAKRGSDGELTLVANSNYAGGAPLQDPVVLWPGGSDVKQLVSQDQLAVADLTSATRAEDVGMSSPDFYIDNHTSGRVDTLLLDTEGLFTTVNNRRALALCIDRAVLVDTVKKDLNVDVTATGLRMLPSTHPLSQQLKSLSVENQKVNKRWSRGMLGGQSIRVGYLKDVPRYKTLVDGLKKSCADAGITIQAVPLSVDAFGAMGKDYDVLLDTRPSFGRDASTNESTLSHVASIRKLEQQLNSDMLTIPLTTEPRQIAVEAHVANVSDNAGDAGVSWNMDRWKEQAEPVNPRPGESTASPDANPNAV